Proteins from a genomic interval of Lysobacter stagni:
- the nirK gene encoding copper-containing nitrite reductase: MIRASRNLLHYALVCALGFGAPLAVAASNNNAAPPTGAPIKAVLTAPPLVPPATNRNAPANVVVDLEVIEKEMRLADGVTYNFWTFGGTVPGSFIRVRQGDTVEFNLKNAHDSHMPHNIDLHAVSGQGGGAEATFTLPGHKTKFTFKALNPGLYVYHCAMPPVGMHIANGMYGLILVEPPEGLPKVDKEYYVMQGDFYTEGKHGDAGLQPFSLEKAIDEHPTYVVFNGSEGALTGDHALTAKAGETIRMYVGNGGPNLVSSFHVIGEIFDKVYTEGGSKYQENVQTTLIPAGGSAIVEFKADVPGNFVLVDHSIFRTFHKGTLGILKVEGEKNPTIYTGQQSNEEYAPAAGKGGH; encoded by the coding sequence ATGATCCGTGCATCGCGCAATCTGCTGCACTACGCACTGGTATGTGCGCTGGGATTCGGCGCACCACTCGCCGTCGCAGCTTCCAACAACAACGCCGCGCCGCCGACCGGCGCGCCCATCAAGGCCGTGCTGACCGCGCCGCCGCTGGTGCCGCCGGCGACCAACCGCAACGCGCCGGCGAACGTCGTCGTCGACCTTGAAGTGATCGAGAAGGAAATGCGCCTGGCCGACGGCGTGACCTACAACTTCTGGACGTTCGGCGGCACGGTGCCGGGCAGCTTCATCCGCGTGCGCCAGGGCGACACGGTTGAGTTCAACCTGAAGAACGCGCACGACTCGCACATGCCGCACAACATCGACCTGCACGCGGTCAGCGGTCAGGGTGGCGGTGCGGAAGCGACGTTCACGCTGCCGGGTCACAAGACCAAGTTCACGTTCAAGGCACTGAACCCCGGCCTGTATGTCTATCACTGCGCGATGCCGCCGGTGGGCATGCACATCGCCAACGGCATGTACGGCCTGATCCTGGTCGAGCCGCCGGAGGGCCTGCCGAAGGTGGACAAGGAGTACTACGTCATGCAGGGCGACTTCTACACCGAGGGCAAGCACGGTGACGCGGGCCTGCAGCCCTTCAGCCTCGAGAAGGCGATCGACGAGCACCCGACGTACGTGGTGTTCAACGGTTCCGAAGGTGCGCTGACGGGCGACCACGCGCTGACCGCGAAGGCCGGCGAGACGATCCGCATGTACGTCGGCAACGGTGGCCCGAACCTGGTGTCCAGCTTCCACGTGATCGGCGAGATCTTCGACAAGGTCTACACCGAGGGCGGCTCGAAGTACCAGGAGAACGTGCAGACCACGCTGATCCCGGCCGGCGGCTCGGCGATCGTCGAGTTCAAGGCGGACGTCCCGGGCAACTTCGTGCTGGTCGACCACAGCATCTTCCGCACGTTCCACAAGGGCACGCTGGGCATCCTGAAGGTCGAGGGCGAGAAGAACCCGACCATCTACACCGGCCAGCAGTCCAACGAGGAATACGCCCCGGCCGCAGGCAAGGGCGGTCACTGA
- the azu gene encoding azurin encodes MKILSTSILVLGLLGAAGHAQAAGNCTISLKGDDAMKFDLKEATVSASCPTITIELAHTGKMPAAAMGHNVVISATKDMQAIERDGIKAGAANNYIAANDARVIAHTKLVGGGEKTKVTFPGKKLTAGGDYTFFCSFPGHSMLMKGKLTVTK; translated from the coding sequence ATGAAGATCCTGTCCACCTCGATTCTCGTACTCGGCCTGCTGGGCGCCGCGGGCCATGCCCAGGCCGCCGGCAACTGCACGATCTCGCTCAAGGGCGACGATGCGATGAAGTTCGACCTGAAGGAAGCCACCGTGTCGGCCTCGTGCCCGACCATCACCATCGAGCTGGCCCACACCGGCAAGATGCCGGCCGCCGCGATGGGCCACAACGTGGTCATCAGCGCCACCAAGGACATGCAGGCGATCGAGCGCGACGGCATCAAGGCGGGCGCTGCGAACAACTACATCGCCGCGAACGACGCGCGCGTGATCGCGCACACCAAGCTGGTGGGCGGCGGCGAGAAGACCAAGGTCACCTTCCCCGGCAAGAAGCTCACCGCCGGCGGCGACTACACGTTCTTCTGCAGCTTCCCGGGCCATTCGATGCTCATGAAGGGCAAGCTGACCGTCACCAAGTAA
- a CDS encoding PLP-dependent cysteine synthase family protein: MIRRDWVASAVARIEADFNRSADTHLIPLALPAYPGVHVYFKDESSHPTGSLKHRLARSLFLYALANGWLHAGSTVVEASSGSTAVSEAYFARLLGLPFIAVMPAHTSPEKVAAIEFQGGTCHLVDDAASIDAHARELARATGGHFMDQFTYAERATDWRANNNIAESIFRQMALEPHPVPAWIVCGAGTGGTAATLGRYLRYRCHDTRTLCVDPEHSAFFDHYAASVGRGRGDASACAGTSRIEGIGRPRPEPSFIPTCIDAMAKVPDALSLAAMRQVSARLGRRVGGSTGTNFVGVLRAAWAMRAAGEDGSIVTILCDGGERYSHSYYQPEWYERHGIDTREADAALARALDGEAIDVPVVHAEGGRNDAMAASVPSFEREGPGVRLPT; encoded by the coding sequence ATGATCCGTCGCGACTGGGTCGCCTCCGCCGTGGCGCGCATCGAGGCGGACTTCAACCGTTCCGCCGACACGCACCTGATCCCGCTGGCGTTGCCGGCGTATCCGGGTGTGCATGTCTATTTCAAGGACGAGTCCAGCCATCCCACCGGCAGCCTGAAGCATCGCCTGGCGCGTTCGTTGTTCCTGTACGCGCTGGCCAACGGCTGGCTGCACGCGGGCAGTACGGTCGTCGAAGCCTCCAGCGGCTCCACGGCCGTGTCCGAGGCCTACTTCGCGCGGCTGCTGGGCTTGCCTTTCATCGCGGTCATGCCGGCGCACACGTCGCCGGAGAAGGTCGCCGCGATCGAGTTCCAGGGCGGCACCTGCCACCTCGTCGACGATGCCGCCAGCATCGACGCGCATGCGCGCGAACTGGCGCGGGCGACGGGTGGGCATTTCATGGACCAGTTCACCTACGCCGAACGCGCCACCGACTGGCGCGCGAACAACAACATCGCCGAGTCGATCTTCCGGCAGATGGCGCTGGAACCGCATCCGGTGCCCGCGTGGATCGTCTGCGGTGCCGGCACCGGCGGTACCGCGGCCACGTTGGGGCGCTATCTGCGCTATCGCTGCCACGACACACGCACGCTGTGCGTGGACCCGGAACACTCCGCGTTCTTCGATCACTACGCTGCCAGCGTCGGGCGGGGGAGGGGGGATGCATCGGCCTGCGCGGGAACCTCGCGCATCGAGGGCATCGGTCGCCCGCGTCCGGAACCCAGCTTCATTCCCACCTGCATCGATGCCATGGCGAAGGTGCCCGACGCCCTGAGTCTGGCCGCGATGCGCCAGGTCAGCGCACGCCTGGGGCGTCGCGTCGGCGGATCGACCGGCACCAATTTCGTCGGCGTGCTGCGTGCCGCCTGGGCGATGCGCGCGGCGGGCGAGGACGGCTCGATCGTGACCATCCTGTGCGACGGCGGGGAGCGCTATTCACACAGTTACTACCAGCCCGAGTGGTACGAGCGGCATGGCATCGACACGCGCGAGGCCGACGCCGCACTGGCGCGGGCGCTGGACGGCGAGGCGATCGACGTCCCCGTCGTGCATGCCGAGGGCGGGCGGAACGACGCCATGGCGGCCTCGGTGCCTTCATTCGAGCGTGAAGGTCCAGGCGTCCGCCTGCCGACTTGA
- a CDS encoding TonB-dependent copper receptor — protein sequence MQIPARRAPVATPLAVALSFLIAGACAAGESTHVHGAPASANTADAVVTLDTLVVTDISPTLAMTFVANTKLPRQPVPASDGADYLKTVPGFGVIRSGGTNGDPVLRGMFGSRLNLLTDGGHMQGACPARMDNSLSYVSPETYDRLEVIKGPQTVLWGPGASAGTVRFERDIPFFDEPGMQFNGSLTAGSFGRNDEVVDAAFGNASAYARVTANRSESDDYEDGNGERVPSAWKKWNADVAMGWTPDADSLVEVSAGNGDGEARYAVRGMDGSQFDRTSYGLRAERRNFDGALDKVEAKLYYNDVDHVMDNYTLRDPDPTSSMPMPMASNVAQRTSGGRVALSWKTETWDLQAGVDARDSRHRKRSAMGRDAYRNVPWTTDARFDNVGVFGELGWNLTERQRLVGGLRLDRASAKDERLTTGSMMPRPNPTAGETRNETLPSALVRWEVQPVDSAIMWHVGLGHVQRMPDYWELFSPTMGPAGSANAFAGIEPERTTQLDVGMHYRAGRWDAWASLYAGRIQDYILFKYSKGMMGATTQAYNADANIRGGELGVEFRPDTNWKLGGTLAYAWGELDDEGPLPQTPPLEARVTASYDNKRWSLGALLRGVTAQDRINPGYGNVVGQDLDDSAGFAVFSLNGGYRFTDRVQLAAGIDNIFDRAYSEHLNLAGNSAFGYPADPVRINEPGRSAWLKLNVKF from the coding sequence GTGCAGATTCCCGCCCGTCGCGCTCCCGTCGCGACACCGCTGGCGGTTGCACTGTCCTTCCTCATCGCCGGCGCCTGTGCGGCCGGCGAAAGCACGCACGTTCACGGCGCGCCTGCGTCGGCCAACACGGCTGATGCCGTCGTGACGCTCGATACGCTGGTGGTAACCGACATCTCGCCGACGCTGGCGATGACCTTCGTCGCAAACACCAAGCTGCCGCGGCAACCGGTTCCCGCCAGCGACGGCGCCGACTACCTCAAGACCGTGCCCGGCTTCGGCGTGATCCGCAGCGGTGGCACCAACGGCGATCCGGTTCTGCGCGGCATGTTCGGTTCGCGCCTGAATCTGCTGACCGACGGCGGCCACATGCAAGGCGCGTGCCCCGCACGCATGGACAACTCGCTGTCGTATGTCTCACCGGAAACCTACGACCGACTTGAAGTCATCAAGGGGCCACAGACCGTGTTGTGGGGACCCGGTGCGTCGGCAGGCACGGTGCGTTTCGAACGCGACATCCCGTTCTTCGACGAACCCGGCATGCAGTTCAACGGCAGCCTCACGGCAGGCAGCTTCGGTCGCAACGACGAGGTCGTCGATGCCGCATTCGGCAATGCCAGCGCCTATGCGCGCGTCACCGCGAACCGCTCCGAGTCGGACGACTACGAGGACGGCAACGGCGAGCGCGTTCCGTCAGCCTGGAAGAAGTGGAATGCCGATGTCGCCATGGGCTGGACGCCGGATGCCGACTCGCTGGTCGAAGTAAGCGCCGGCAACGGCGACGGCGAAGCGCGCTATGCCGTCCGTGGCATGGATGGATCGCAGTTCGACCGCACCAGCTACGGGCTGCGCGCGGAGCGTCGCAACTTCGATGGCGCGCTCGACAAGGTCGAAGCCAAGCTCTACTACAACGACGTCGACCACGTCATGGACAACTACACGCTGCGCGATCCGGACCCGACCAGCAGCATGCCGATGCCCATGGCCAGCAACGTCGCGCAGCGCACCTCGGGCGGCCGCGTGGCGTTGTCATGGAAGACGGAAACCTGGGACCTGCAGGCCGGCGTGGATGCACGCGACAGCCGCCACCGCAAACGCAGCGCCATGGGCCGCGATGCGTACCGCAACGTTCCGTGGACCACCGACGCGCGCTTCGACAACGTCGGCGTGTTCGGCGAACTGGGCTGGAACCTGACCGAGCGCCAGCGCCTCGTGGGCGGCTTGCGCCTGGATCGCGCATCGGCGAAGGACGAACGCCTCACCACCGGCAGCATGATGCCGCGACCGAATCCGACCGCGGGCGAGACACGCAACGAGACACTGCCCTCGGCACTGGTGCGCTGGGAAGTGCAGCCGGTGGATTCGGCGATCATGTGGCACGTCGGCCTGGGCCACGTGCAGCGCATGCCGGACTACTGGGAGCTGTTCTCGCCGACGATGGGGCCGGCGGGCAGTGCGAACGCCTTCGCCGGCATCGAACCCGAGCGCACCACGCAGCTCGACGTGGGCATGCACTACCGCGCCGGGCGCTGGGACGCGTGGGCATCGCTGTATGCCGGACGCATCCAGGACTACATCCTGTTCAAGTACTCCAAGGGCATGATGGGCGCCACCACGCAGGCCTACAACGCGGACGCGAACATCCGCGGCGGCGAGCTCGGCGTGGAGTTCCGTCCCGACACGAACTGGAAGCTGGGCGGCACCCTCGCCTACGCCTGGGGCGAACTCGACGACGAAGGTCCGCTGCCGCAGACGCCGCCGCTGGAAGCACGTGTCACTGCTTCCTACGACAACAAGCGCTGGTCCCTCGGTGCGCTGCTGCGCGGAGTCACCGCGCAGGACCGCATCAACCCGGGTTACGGCAACGTGGTCGGACAGGACCTGGACGACAGCGCCGGATTCGCGGTGTTCTCTCTCAACGGCGGCTACCGTTTCACCGATCGCGTGCAGCTTGCGGCGGGCATCGACAACATCTTCGACCGCGCCTACTCCGAACACCTCAACCTTGCCGGCAACAGTGCCTTCGGCTACCCCGCCGATCCGGTACGCATCAACGAACCCGGCCGCAGCGCGTGGCTGAAGCTCAACGTCAAATTCTGA
- a CDS encoding SCO family protein, which translates to MKRMFKRFFLGLALCALAVPALAGEAAALPGDSVYQVQSSLTDQDGRTVAWQDLRGRPAVVSMFYANCHLMCPLIVASGKALQKRLTPQEYAGLDLAMLSIDPARDTPAALREVATTHQLDLDRWHLLRPSDGDVRTLAAALGVRYRAQPDGTFNHTSVLILLDREGRIVARSEVTGLQPDAAFVDKVRETLAAAP; encoded by the coding sequence ATGAAGCGAATGTTCAAACGATTCTTCCTCGGCCTGGCGCTGTGCGCGCTGGCCGTTCCCGCGCTGGCCGGCGAAGCTGCCGCGCTCCCCGGCGATTCGGTCTACCAGGTGCAGTCCTCGCTGACCGACCAGGACGGGCGCACCGTCGCCTGGCAGGACCTGCGCGGGCGGCCTGCCGTGGTCTCGATGTTCTATGCCAACTGCCACCTGATGTGCCCCCTCATCGTGGCCTCCGGCAAGGCCCTTCAGAAGCGCCTAACGCCGCAGGAGTACGCTGGGCTGGATCTGGCAATGCTCAGCATCGATCCGGCGCGCGATACGCCGGCGGCGCTGAGGGAGGTGGCAACCACGCATCAGCTCGACCTCGACCGCTGGCACCTGCTGCGACCGTCGGACGGCGACGTCCGTACGCTCGCCGCGGCGCTGGGCGTCCGCTACCGCGCGCAGCCGGACGGTACGTTCAACCACACCAGCGTGCTGATCCTGCTGGACCGTGAGGGCCGCATCGTCGCACGCAGCGAAGTGACCGGGCTGCAACCGGATGCGGCTTTCGTGGACAAGGTCCGCGAGACGCTGGCCGCCGCCCCCTGA
- a CDS encoding formylglycine-generating enzyme family protein, whose translation MLAASLVWFALLAAPSPATSTEFVAIPGGEFRSTIRYAEEDAPRHVDGFAMSRTPVTVAEFEAFVDTQPQWRRDRVPSLLADRGYLANWQDADRSGIDGDAPVTHVSWFAADAYCKSVGARLPDWSEWEYVAAASPTQRDARGDATWRARLFDDGTPRGIDARANAVPNAYGVSGLHGTTWEWVGDFSTLMGDADKRGGEDGDRLQFCGSGGLSFNNRDDYAVLKRVALLSAMEPRSTLGNLGFRCARSTP comes from the coding sequence ATGCTTGCCGCATCCCTCGTCTGGTTCGCGTTGCTGGCGGCTCCGTCGCCGGCAACGTCGACGGAGTTCGTCGCCATTCCCGGCGGCGAATTCCGTTCGACCATCCGCTATGCGGAGGAAGACGCGCCGCGGCACGTCGACGGCTTCGCGATGTCGCGCACGCCGGTGACCGTTGCGGAGTTCGAAGCCTTCGTGGACACCCAGCCGCAGTGGCGGCGCGACCGCGTGCCGTCGCTGCTGGCCGACCGCGGCTACCTGGCCAACTGGCAGGACGCGGACCGCTCCGGCATCGACGGCGATGCACCGGTCACGCACGTCAGCTGGTTCGCTGCCGACGCCTACTGCAAGTCGGTCGGCGCCCGGTTGCCGGACTGGTCGGAGTGGGAGTACGTGGCCGCCGCCAGCCCCACGCAGCGCGATGCGCGTGGCGATGCGACATGGCGGGCGCGCCTGTTCGACGACGGCACGCCGCGCGGCATCGATGCGCGAGCGAATGCCGTGCCCAACGCCTACGGCGTGTCCGGCCTGCACGGCACGACCTGGGAGTGGGTGGGCGACTTTTCCACGCTGATGGGCGATGCCGACAAGCGCGGCGGTGAGGATGGCGATCGCCTGCAGTTCTGCGGATCGGGCGGGCTGTCGTTCAACAACCGCGACGACTATGCCGTCCTCAAACGCGTGGCCCTGCTGTCGGCGATGGAGCCGCGCAGCACGCTGGGCAACCTCGGTTTCCGTTGCGCACGGAGTACACCATGA